The Chionomys nivalis chromosome 20, mChiNiv1.1, whole genome shotgun sequence genome includes a region encoding these proteins:
- the Cherp gene encoding calcium homeostasis endoplasmic reticulum protein isoform X1, translating to MEMPLPPDDQELRNVIDKLAQFVARNGPEFEKMTMEKQKDNPKFSFLFGGEFYSYYKCKLALEQQQLICKQQAPELEPTATMPPLPQPPLAPTAPLTPAQGTPSMDELIQQSQWSLQQQEQHLLALRQEQVTAAVAHAVEQQMQKLLEETQLDMSEFDNLLQPIIDTCTKDAISAGKNWMFSNAKSPPHCELMAGHLRNRITADGAHFELRLHLIYLINDVLHHCQRKQARELLAALQKVVVPIYCTSFLAVEEEKQQKIARLLQLWEKNGYFDDSIIQQLQSPALGLGQYQATLINEYSSVVQPVQLAFQQQIQSLKTQHEEFVSSLAQQQQQQQQQPQPQPQIQLPQMEAEVKATPPPAAPPPTPAPAPTIPPTTQPDDNKPPIQMPGSSEYDASAGVQDPAAAGPRGPGPHEQIPPNKPPWFDQPHPVAPWGQQQPPEQPPYPHHQGGPPHCPPWNNSHEGMWGEQRGDPGWNGQRDAPWNNQPDPNWNNQFEGPWNNQHEPPPWGGAQREPPFRMQRPPHFRGPFPPHQQHPQFNQPPHPHNFNRFPPRFMQDDFPPRHPFERPPYPHRFDYPQGDFPAEMGPPHHHPGHRMPHPGINEHPPWAGPQHPDFGPPPHGFNGQPPHMRRQGPPHINHDDPSLVPNVPYFDLPAGLMAPLVKLEDHEYKPLDPKDIRLPPPMPPSERLLAAVEAFYSPPSHDRPRNSEGWEQNGLYEFFRAKMRARRRKGQEKRNSGPSRSRSRSKSRGRSSSRSSSRSSKSSRSSSRSRSRSRSRSSSRSRSRSRSRSRSSRSRSRSRSRSRSKSYSPGRRRRSRSRSPTPPSAAGLGSNSAPPIPDSRLGEENKGHQMLVKMGWSGSGGLGAKEQGIQDPIKGGDVRDKWDQYKGVGVALDDPYENYRRNKSYSFIARMKARDEFSTFGARKEEKED from the exons ATGGAGATGCCGCTGCCGCCAGACG ACCAGGAGCTTCGAAATGTCATCGACAAGCTCGCTCAGTTCGTGGCTCGCAACGGGCCCGAGTTCGAGAAAATGAcgatggagaaacagaaagacaaccCGAAATTCTCGTTTCTGTTTGGAGGCGAGTTCTACAGTTACTACAAATGCAAGCTGgctctggagcagcagcagc TCATCTGCAAGCAGCAGGCCCCAGAGCTGGAGCCAACTGCAACCATGCCCCCTCTGCCACAACCTCCGCTAGCTCCCACGGCACCCCTCACTCCGGCCCAGGGCACCCCGTCAATGGACGAGCTCATCCAGCAGAGCCAGTGGAGTCttcagcagcaggagcagcaccTGCTGGCCCTGCGTCAG GAGCAAGTGACTGCAGCTGTGGCACATGCAGTGGAGCAGCAGATGCAGAAGCTGCTGGAAGAGACACAGTTGGACATGAGCGAGTTTGACAACCTGCTACAGCCCATCATTGACACCTGCACTAAGGATGCCATCTCG GCTGGGAAGAACTGGATGTTCAGCAATGCCAAGTCCCCACCACACTGCGAGCTAATGGCAGGCCACCTGCGCAACCGCATCACCGCCGATGGAGCACATTTCGAGCTGCGGCTGCACCTCATCTATCTGATCAATGATGTGCTGCACCACTG CCAGCGCAAGCAGGCCCGGGAGCTGCTGGCTGCCCTGCAGAAGGTGGTGGTGCCTATCTACTGCACTAGCTTCCTGGctgtggaggaggagaagcagcagaaGATTGCCCGG ctcctacAGCTCTGGGAGAAGAATGGCTACTTTGATGACTCCATCATTCAGCAGCTACAGAGCCCCGCCCTGGGACTTGGCCAGTACCAG GCTACTCTGATCAACGAGTACTCCTCAGTGGTGCAGCCTGTACAGCTGGCTTTCCAGCAGCAAATCCAGAGCCTCAAGACACAGCATGAAGAGTTTGTCAGCAGCCTggcccagcagcagcaacaacagcagcagcagccacagccacagccacagattCAGCTGCCTCAGATGGAAGCAGAAGTGAAGGCCACACCCCCACCAGCAGCAcctcccccaaccccagcacCTGCTCCCACCATCCCACCAACTACCCAGCCAG ATGACAACAAGCCTCCCATCCAGATGCCTGGTTCTTCAGAGTACGATGCCTCGGCAGGTGTTCAGGATCCTGCAGCTGCTGGCCCTCGGGGTCCTGGCCCCCATGAGCAGATCCCGCCAAACAAGCCCCCGTGGTTTGATCAGCCTCACCCTGTTGCTCCTTGGGGTCAACAGCAG CCCCCAGAGCAGCCTCCATATCCACACCACCAAGGTGGACCACCTCACTGCCCACCCTGGAACAACAGCCATGAGGGCATGTGGGGCGAGCAGCGTGGGGACCCTGGCTGGAATGGGCAACGAGATGCTCCCTGGAACAACCAGCCAGATCCCAATTGGAATAACCAGTTTGAAGGACCATGGAACAAtcagcatgagccaccaccctGGGGTGGTGCCCAGCGTGAGCCGCCTTTCCGGATGCAGCGGCCTCCCCACTTCCGTGGGCCCTTCCCACCCCACCAGCAGCACCCACAGTTCAACCAGCCTCCACACCCCCACAACTTCAACCGCTTCCCACCCCGCTTCATGCAGGATGACTTCCCCCCTCGTCACCCTTTTGAGCGGCCACCCTACCCTCACCGCTTCGACTATCCCCAAGGAGACTTCCCCGCAG agATGGGACCTCCTCACCACCACCCTGGCCACCGCATGCCACACCCTGGGATCAATGAGCACCCGCCCTGGGCCGGGCCCCAGCACCCTGACTTTGGCCCTCCTCCCCACGGCTTCAATGGCCAGCCTCCCCACATGCGGCGACAAGGTCCACCTCACATCAACCATGATGACCCCAGCCTGGTCCCCAATGTACCCTACTTCGATCTTCCGGCGGGGTTAATGGCTCCCCTTGTGAAG CTGGAGGACCATGAGTACAAGCCTCTGGACCCCAAAGACATCCGCCTGCCACCCCCCATGCCACCCAGCGAGAGGCTGCTCGCAGCTGTGGAAGCCTTCTATAGCCCACCCTCCCATGACAGGCCGAGGAACAG TGAGGGCTGGGAGCAGAACGGCCTCTATGAGTTCTTCCGAGCCAAGATGCGAGCAAGGCGGCGCAAGGGCCAGGAGAAAAGGAACAG CGGCCCCTCCAGATCACGCAGCAGGTCCAAGAGCCGAGGCCGCTCATCATCTCGCTCCAGCTCACGCTCCTCGAAGTCTTCGCGCTCCTCCTCACGCTCACGATCCCGCTCCCGCTCCCGCTCCTCCTCACGCTCCAGGTCCAG AAGCCGTAGCCGGTCACGCTCTTCCAGAAGCCGCTCACGCTCCAGGTCAAGATCCAGGTCCAAGTCATACTCTCCGGGGAGGCGGCGACGCTCCAGGTCCAGGAGCCCCACCCCACC CTCTGCAGCTGGCCTGGGTTCTAATTCAGCACCTCCCATACCAGACTCAAGGCTTGGAGAAGAGAACAAAGGCCATCAGATGCTGGTGAAGATGG GTTGGAGCGGGTCTGGTGGCCTTGGTGCAAAGGAGCAGGGCATCCAGGACCCCATTAAAGGCGGCGATGTCCGTGATAAGTGGGACCAGTACAAGGGCGTGGGCGTGGCCCTGGATGACCCTTATGAGAATTACCGCCGCAACAAGAGCTACTCCTTCATCGCCCGCATGAAGGCCCGCGATGAGT TCTCCACGTTTGGGgcgagaaaggaagagaaggaagattaA
- the Cherp gene encoding calcium homeostasis endoplasmic reticulum protein isoform X2, which produces MPPLPQPPLAPTAPLTPAQGTPSMDELIQQSQWSLQQQEQHLLALRQEQVTAAVAHAVEQQMQKLLEETQLDMSEFDNLLQPIIDTCTKDAISAGKNWMFSNAKSPPHCELMAGHLRNRITADGAHFELRLHLIYLINDVLHHCQRKQARELLAALQKVVVPIYCTSFLAVEEEKQQKIARLLQLWEKNGYFDDSIIQQLQSPALGLGQYQATLINEYSSVVQPVQLAFQQQIQSLKTQHEEFVSSLAQQQQQQQQQPQPQPQIQLPQMEAEVKATPPPAAPPPTPAPAPTIPPTTQPDDNKPPIQMPGSSEYDASAGVQDPAAAGPRGPGPHEQIPPNKPPWFDQPHPVAPWGQQQPPEQPPYPHHQGGPPHCPPWNNSHEGMWGEQRGDPGWNGQRDAPWNNQPDPNWNNQFEGPWNNQHEPPPWGGAQREPPFRMQRPPHFRGPFPPHQQHPQFNQPPHPHNFNRFPPRFMQDDFPPRHPFERPPYPHRFDYPQGDFPAEMGPPHHHPGHRMPHPGINEHPPWAGPQHPDFGPPPHGFNGQPPHMRRQGPPHINHDDPSLVPNVPYFDLPAGLMAPLVKLEDHEYKPLDPKDIRLPPPMPPSERLLAAVEAFYSPPSHDRPRNSEGWEQNGLYEFFRAKMRARRRKGQEKRNSGPSRSRSRSKSRGRSSSRSSSRSSKSSRSSSRSRSRSRSRSSSRSRSRSRSRSRSSRSRSRSRSRSRSKSYSPGRRRRSRSRSPTPPSAAGLGSNSAPPIPDSRLGEENKGHQMLVKMGWSGSGGLGAKEQGIQDPIKGGDVRDKWDQYKGVGVALDDPYENYRRNKSYSFIARMKARDEFSTFGARKEEKED; this is translated from the exons ATGCCCCCTCTGCCACAACCTCCGCTAGCTCCCACGGCACCCCTCACTCCGGCCCAGGGCACCCCGTCAATGGACGAGCTCATCCAGCAGAGCCAGTGGAGTCttcagcagcaggagcagcaccTGCTGGCCCTGCGTCAG GAGCAAGTGACTGCAGCTGTGGCACATGCAGTGGAGCAGCAGATGCAGAAGCTGCTGGAAGAGACACAGTTGGACATGAGCGAGTTTGACAACCTGCTACAGCCCATCATTGACACCTGCACTAAGGATGCCATCTCG GCTGGGAAGAACTGGATGTTCAGCAATGCCAAGTCCCCACCACACTGCGAGCTAATGGCAGGCCACCTGCGCAACCGCATCACCGCCGATGGAGCACATTTCGAGCTGCGGCTGCACCTCATCTATCTGATCAATGATGTGCTGCACCACTG CCAGCGCAAGCAGGCCCGGGAGCTGCTGGCTGCCCTGCAGAAGGTGGTGGTGCCTATCTACTGCACTAGCTTCCTGGctgtggaggaggagaagcagcagaaGATTGCCCGG ctcctacAGCTCTGGGAGAAGAATGGCTACTTTGATGACTCCATCATTCAGCAGCTACAGAGCCCCGCCCTGGGACTTGGCCAGTACCAG GCTACTCTGATCAACGAGTACTCCTCAGTGGTGCAGCCTGTACAGCTGGCTTTCCAGCAGCAAATCCAGAGCCTCAAGACACAGCATGAAGAGTTTGTCAGCAGCCTggcccagcagcagcaacaacagcagcagcagccacagccacagccacagattCAGCTGCCTCAGATGGAAGCAGAAGTGAAGGCCACACCCCCACCAGCAGCAcctcccccaaccccagcacCTGCTCCCACCATCCCACCAACTACCCAGCCAG ATGACAACAAGCCTCCCATCCAGATGCCTGGTTCTTCAGAGTACGATGCCTCGGCAGGTGTTCAGGATCCTGCAGCTGCTGGCCCTCGGGGTCCTGGCCCCCATGAGCAGATCCCGCCAAACAAGCCCCCGTGGTTTGATCAGCCTCACCCTGTTGCTCCTTGGGGTCAACAGCAG CCCCCAGAGCAGCCTCCATATCCACACCACCAAGGTGGACCACCTCACTGCCCACCCTGGAACAACAGCCATGAGGGCATGTGGGGCGAGCAGCGTGGGGACCCTGGCTGGAATGGGCAACGAGATGCTCCCTGGAACAACCAGCCAGATCCCAATTGGAATAACCAGTTTGAAGGACCATGGAACAAtcagcatgagccaccaccctGGGGTGGTGCCCAGCGTGAGCCGCCTTTCCGGATGCAGCGGCCTCCCCACTTCCGTGGGCCCTTCCCACCCCACCAGCAGCACCCACAGTTCAACCAGCCTCCACACCCCCACAACTTCAACCGCTTCCCACCCCGCTTCATGCAGGATGACTTCCCCCCTCGTCACCCTTTTGAGCGGCCACCCTACCCTCACCGCTTCGACTATCCCCAAGGAGACTTCCCCGCAG agATGGGACCTCCTCACCACCACCCTGGCCACCGCATGCCACACCCTGGGATCAATGAGCACCCGCCCTGGGCCGGGCCCCAGCACCCTGACTTTGGCCCTCCTCCCCACGGCTTCAATGGCCAGCCTCCCCACATGCGGCGACAAGGTCCACCTCACATCAACCATGATGACCCCAGCCTGGTCCCCAATGTACCCTACTTCGATCTTCCGGCGGGGTTAATGGCTCCCCTTGTGAAG CTGGAGGACCATGAGTACAAGCCTCTGGACCCCAAAGACATCCGCCTGCCACCCCCCATGCCACCCAGCGAGAGGCTGCTCGCAGCTGTGGAAGCCTTCTATAGCCCACCCTCCCATGACAGGCCGAGGAACAG TGAGGGCTGGGAGCAGAACGGCCTCTATGAGTTCTTCCGAGCCAAGATGCGAGCAAGGCGGCGCAAGGGCCAGGAGAAAAGGAACAG CGGCCCCTCCAGATCACGCAGCAGGTCCAAGAGCCGAGGCCGCTCATCATCTCGCTCCAGCTCACGCTCCTCGAAGTCTTCGCGCTCCTCCTCACGCTCACGATCCCGCTCCCGCTCCCGCTCCTCCTCACGCTCCAGGTCCAG AAGCCGTAGCCGGTCACGCTCTTCCAGAAGCCGCTCACGCTCCAGGTCAAGATCCAGGTCCAAGTCATACTCTCCGGGGAGGCGGCGACGCTCCAGGTCCAGGAGCCCCACCCCACC CTCTGCAGCTGGCCTGGGTTCTAATTCAGCACCTCCCATACCAGACTCAAGGCTTGGAGAAGAGAACAAAGGCCATCAGATGCTGGTGAAGATGG GTTGGAGCGGGTCTGGTGGCCTTGGTGCAAAGGAGCAGGGCATCCAGGACCCCATTAAAGGCGGCGATGTCCGTGATAAGTGGGACCAGTACAAGGGCGTGGGCGTGGCCCTGGATGACCCTTATGAGAATTACCGCCGCAACAAGAGCTACTCCTTCATCGCCCGCATGAAGGCCCGCGATGAGT TCTCCACGTTTGGGgcgagaaaggaagagaaggaagattaA